The sequence CCATTAATCTGGCAAAACAGAAAGAGTATGATGTGGTCCTGTTGGATGTCATGCTTCCCAAATATGACGGATATGAAGTATGTCAGGCCATCCGGGAATTTTCCGAGATGCCCATTATCATGCTGACGGCAAAGGGCAATGATATGGATAAGATCCTGGGCCTGGAATACGGTGCCGACGATTATATTACAAAGCCTTTTAACATTCTTGAGGTAAAGGCCAGGATCAAGGCTATCCTGCGCCGGAATGCCAAGAAGAATAAGCGGGATAACCAGGAAGACAGCCAGGTGATAAAAGAAGGCGATTTGAAGCTGGACCGGGACAGCAGGAGAGTGTTCATTGCTGAAAAAGAGATCAATTTAACGGCAAAGGAGTTTGACCTTTTGGAGCTTCTTACCTGCAATCCGGGTAAGGTTTACAGCAGGGAACAGCTTCTTACTTATGTATGG is a genomic window of Lacrimispora sphenoides containing:
- a CDS encoding response regulator transcription factor, with amino-acid sequence MASVLVVDDEKLIVKGMRFSLEQDGMEVDCAYDGEEAINLAKQKEYDVVLLDVMLPKYDGYEVCQAIREFSEMPIIMLTAKGNDMDKILGLEYGADDYITKPFNILEVKARIKAILRRNAKKNKRDNQEDSQVIKEGDLKLDRDSRRVFIAEKEINLTAKEFDLLELLTCNPGKVYSREQLLTYVWGNKAMDTGDVRTVDVHVRRLREKIEPSPSDPKYVHTKWGVGYYFRV